The DNA sequence TCAAAATGTGAACTTATTACTATAATCACGGCTTTACAggaataaaacattttacatttattggtattttgaatCTTTTCAACATTTAACCAAGGAAAACAGAAGTATTCATTTTTCAGTGAAGACAGTCTGTTAACGTTACTTGCTCCCACGGCACTGACGATTATAGTGAAACAGTCAGCGTGGAGATGTGTATTTATTTTCTACGAGACATCCACAGGTAtgataattttacatttgtttacaCCATAACTGTATCAAGTTGAAGAACGACACATCATATAAACTTATAAACATTatcttatatacatataaaaagcaATAACATCATATAAAATCTAATGACAATTGTAATAGATTTACTGCTACAAATTTACACAGTACGTAtataattaaaatagaaaaaaaataatggaatgAATGATCTGTTATTTCCAGAGGTAGAGGCTTCCGACCTTGTTGACGCTCTATCCAAAGAAGGGGTTCTGCTTTCCTTGTTTAACATTGACCACGAGAGATCTCTACACAATCTCCTGCAGAGGATTTATGAATTTGAAgctaaaaaatatcaaaatcaagaAATTAATTTCATAGTACTTTGTCAGTTCTACTGCGCTCGGACAACACTAAGAACGGTAATAACTTATAATtcacatattttgtaaattatctgaAATGACATATTTCAACAATAGCAGACATTTTGTGACGAATAGTTGTCACAGTACGGAAATGATATTTCTTTGCTCAGATCTCGTGTTTTTCTAAATAAACATTGTCTTCGAACTATTACTTtctagggggcctccgtggccgcgtggttaaggtcgctgacttcaaatcacttgccccacaccggtgtgggttcgagcctcatttggggcgttgaaatcttcatgtgaggaagccatccagctggcttacggaaggtcggtggttataccaaggtgcccgctcgtgatgaaataatgcacggaggggcacctggggtcttcctccacaatcaaagtcgccatatgatatataattgtgtcggtgcgacgttaaacccaacaaaaattacTTTCTGGTAAATTTTCACTAAGATTTCAAAGTCGTCATCAAGCTTCCTTACAGAAATTTGTTCATGTATGAAATCATGTCTGTGAGGAGCAGCACCCAGATTCTTCAGTCTTTCAAGCTTGGAATATCATGTGACTTAAAATTGTACAGGTGTGACTATATGTCTAgctaaacaaatgaaataaacaatacatTATTGAAAACGGGAATAACTGTCAGGTTATTGTGTTTTGAGAAGTCCTGTATTTTCAAAAGGTTTGAAAACAACACACAGTTAACTGTTTTTTTCAAGTTCTCCGGACTGGAGCATTCAAGCCCCGCTGCGCTAGGGCTTTGGCCACTAATTTTCATATGACCCAAGTTCTGGCTTTTCTCGAGTGTGATTCGATTCCAGTAAGCACCTATCTATCGATATACCATTGCAATTGcaaaaataataatgttgttaTTAAATGTATATACCACAGGCAAACACATTTGACGCATTAAACCGTTCACAGAAGACTCTCCTTAAAATGTTCTCGAGATGGCTGGTTGTTGTGTATGGACAAAGTCATGGTGTGCCACATACTCTCAAAGCATGCGCAAACGATCTTGATAATGTCGCTATTGTCGCCTTTCCAGGAGTCAGTGGAAACGGCCTTGAGGTATTGATGTTACTAATTATGAAACAGATTTCCACATTTTAGCCAGTGTTttgatatcagtagtacacataAGTGAGAACGGCAAagtatcattttcaaaattaatatcaCAATATCATATTGCCCTTTTTATTGGTAGTGGATTCATTTGTTCAGATCGTAGAACATtttcttaagtcaaacatttattCACGTATTTGACAACAACTTCAAAGTCAGCTATTAACCGCCTAAATCAAAATGTATATTTGACTGAACTATGTTTCAATATCGTGACTAATAAAAGCATTTGAAAGAAGAGCTGCTTAGCGGATTTAATCAATCATATTTGACATGCCTATAATTATTAAACCAAGAAATAAGTGTTTTATCcggcttttaaaaatatatatcaactaTAACACTTCAATATcttattttctatatttgtttttgaatgtttttttaacttgtagatatgtttattttaaggCATTCAAAAAAGGTCTTGAATCAATGGCCTTAGAGATACTTAAGGAAGAACTACTGGGAAGTCGTCGCGACTTTAAGACGGCTATAATAGATAAACTGGAGAAAGTAAGAATCACTGAACAAGTGGAAGCTGTATGTAGTAGCACAGAGGGAGTGTGTGAGATGGATTTAAAGCAAAACGTCGCAAACAGTCATACATAGCCAAGAGAAAGtgaaattaaatcataaatatcGCTAAATGTCTTTTATAAGAAACGTATACATATACCGTAACAAATATAACCTGATATTAGCAATATCGCAAACATGTAAATGAAAGTATTTCGTGTTTAGATTCcgtaacaaacagctgtctttaTTTAAGTTGCTCAGAAAAGCTCATTTAAGAtatcaaattgaaaatgtttcaCATAAACTATTGAAAATGAAACATCACAAGTAGCATTACAATTGTGTGGTCTATAACTAGTTAATCAATCTTTACATTATTAATACAGTTTATATCATGAAAGGTTAACAGATGTATGTCCATTTTTTATGCTTCACACGTCTACAACCGATTTATTTACTTCGTCTTCAGACTGCAGCAACATGGAGTCCTACCGGTCAATGTCTAGCCTACAATATCGACACATTACTTCATACAAAATCTAATAGAATGTTTAGTTCCGTTGGCTACATTGAAATTAACGGTAACGTCGTCGTGACCTCGGATATCTTCCCAAACACAAAGTATGGATACAACAAGAGACATTTCAATGTCTCCACCTTGAAGGTAACCTTGACGGTTTTCTACTTTGCTAGATAATATATGATTTGAAATGGTAGGACTCTGTATAATTAAAATTTGCATCTAAAATATGAACTTTTTCATGGAAAAGCTGATAGATATCTATCTCGGCAATCGTGAAGTCATGCAAACGAGCTGCCATAACAATGAGTGTA is a window from the Mercenaria mercenaria strain notata chromosome 7, MADL_Memer_1, whole genome shotgun sequence genome containing:
- the LOC123555399 gene encoding uncharacterized protein LOC123555399, with amino-acid sequence MILLHGLFITAVVQPVLTCEGNCIKIGVVSNGTENISTENIFYFGLNISLVKYQIDTSEVYHIFRSVKQLDADDDVDAITLFDYDASILRMPQLLNTSNKKLIMWGERRRDNPHSNKYSFFSEDSLLTLLAPTALTIIVKQSAWRCVFIFYETSTEVEASDLVDALSKEGVLLSLFNIDHERSLHNLLQRIYEFEAKKYQNQEINFIVLCQFYCARTTLRTANTFDALNRSQKTLLKMFSRWLVVVYGQSHGVPHTLKACANDLDNVAIVAFPGVSGNGLEVLMLLIMKQISTF